Proteins encoded within one genomic window of Sebaldella sp. S0638:
- a CDS encoding VOC family protein, whose protein sequence is MMKIDKIILKVKDIDKMTAFYENVLGMKVRKQSREETELGTDRDTLLILKTNSKINYRKPETANLYHVAYLLPERTDLAGFLKHIIEIKFEGVGAADHLVSEAIYLNDPEGNGIEIYADRKEDNWKYDKNGDVIMETLELNANELYYLSSNSDFRMPVGTKVGHVHMQGIDIPAIRKFYEDILLLNKTSVMPKAVFLSYDGYHHHFAFNHWDSRISKPGEENDSGLEMIEYEVDSERFEHIKNNAQKILKYPDLDIKDGYFMINDLNNVKLRIYNRN, encoded by the coding sequence ATGATGAAAATAGACAAAATAATATTAAAAGTAAAAGATATAGATAAAATGACAGCTTTCTATGAAAATGTTCTGGGAATGAAAGTAAGAAAACAAAGTAGAGAAGAAACAGAACTCGGAACAGACAGAGATACTCTGCTTATACTGAAAACAAACAGCAAAATTAATTACAGAAAGCCTGAAACGGCAAATTTATACCATGTAGCGTATTTACTACCTGAACGAACAGATCTTGCCGGCTTTCTTAAACATATTATAGAAATAAAATTTGAGGGAGTAGGTGCAGCAGACCATCTGGTAAGTGAAGCTATTTATCTTAATGATCCGGAAGGCAACGGCATTGAAATATATGCAGACAGAAAAGAGGATAACTGGAAGTATGATAAAAATGGTGATGTAATTATGGAGACTTTGGAGCTAAATGCCAATGAACTTTATTATCTTAGCAGTAATTCAGACTTTAGAATGCCTGTGGGAACAAAAGTAGGACATGTTCATATGCAGGGGATAGATATTCCAGCAATAAGAAAATTTTATGAGGATATATTGCTTTTGAATAAGACATCTGTAATGCCCAAGGCAGTATTTTTGTCATATGACGGATATCATCATCATTTTGCATTTAATCACTGGGATTCAAGAATATCAAAGCCCGGGGAAGAAAATGATTCAGGGCTTGAAATGATTGAATATGAGGTAGACAGCGAAAGATTCGAACATATAAAAAATAATGCGCAAAAAATACTAAAGTATCCTGATTTAGATATAAAAGACGGGTATTTTATGATTAATGACCTTAATAATGTAAAATTGAGAATTTATAATAGAAATTAG
- a CDS encoding citrate/2-methylcitrate synthase: MDDKFLDSLSQIINQNNVIEPELYEKYDVKRGLRHQNGTGVLVGLTKIGSVHGYRIENNKKIPEEGRLYYRDYELKKLAAILKVEDRFSFEKTMFLLLFGEVPTSAELNLFIASLNEFQNLPEEFTENFLLRKPSIDLMNQLQRAVLCLYTIDDNPDDTSLNNLIRQALSIIGKFPSILTYSYNAYRHKHFNDSLVIHHPRADLSIAENILYMFRHNNDFSRIESTTLDLLLVIHAEHGGGNNSTFTSHVVSSTGTDTYSAISAAIGSLKGPKHGGANSMVSKMINNIKENVDYSDKEKLRDYLRKILHKEAFDKSGLIYGMGHAIYTLSDPRAELLKEKAEELAVSKNKTEEFNLYKNIEEISKELFKEIRGDDFEICANVDFYSGFVYKLLNIPEIMFTPLFATSRIASWNAHRIEQIVFDKKIIRPAYKAIDADGNLL; the protein is encoded by the coding sequence ATGGATGACAAATTTTTAGATTCTCTTTCACAAATTATAAATCAGAATAATGTCATAGAGCCTGAACTATATGAAAAATACGATGTAAAGCGGGGACTTAGACATCAAAACGGTACAGGGGTACTGGTAGGACTCACAAAAATTGGTTCTGTGCATGGATATAGAATAGAAAATAATAAGAAGATTCCCGAGGAAGGGAGACTTTATTACAGAGACTATGAACTGAAAAAGCTCGCTGCAATATTAAAAGTAGAGGATAGATTTTCATTTGAAAAGACTATGTTTCTGCTTTTATTCGGGGAAGTACCTACATCAGCTGAACTGAATCTTTTTATTGCCAGTCTGAATGAATTTCAGAATCTGCCGGAAGAATTCACGGAAAATTTTCTTCTGAGAAAACCGAGTATTGATCTTATGAATCAGCTTCAGAGAGCAGTTTTATGTTTATATACTATAGATGATAATCCTGATGATACATCATTAAATAATCTGATAAGACAGGCACTAAGTATAATAGGAAAATTTCCGAGTATTTTGACTTATAGTTATAATGCTTACAGACATAAACATTTTAATGACAGTCTTGTAATACATCATCCGCGGGCTGATCTGAGTATAGCAGAAAATATATTGTATATGTTTAGACACAACAATGATTTTTCACGAATAGAGTCTACTACACTCGATTTACTTTTGGTTATTCATGCAGAACACGGAGGAGGTAATAACTCCACATTTACTTCGCATGTGGTATCTTCGACGGGAACTGACACTTATTCAGCCATTTCCGCTGCAATAGGATCATTGAAAGGTCCAAAACACGGCGGGGCAAATTCTATGGTTTCAAAGATGATTAATAATATAAAAGAAAATGTAGATTATTCTGATAAAGAAAAATTAAGAGACTATCTGAGAAAAATTCTTCATAAGGAAGCATTTGATAAATCAGGTCTTATATACGGAATGGGGCATGCTATATATACTCTTTCTGATCCAAGAGCAGAATTACTGAAAGAAAAGGCAGAAGAACTGGCAGTTTCCAAGAATAAAACCGAAGAATTTAATTTGTATAAAAATATAGAGGAAATTTCAAAAGAATTATTTAAGGAAATCAGGGGAGATGATTTTGAAATTTGTGCAAATGTAGACTTTTATTCAGGTTTTGTATATAAATTATTGAATATACCGGAAATAATGTTTACACCATTATTTGCCACTTCGAGGATAGCTAGCTGGAATGCACACAGAATTGAACAGATTGTTTTTGATAAAAAGATTATTCGTCCTGCTTACAAAGCAATTGATGCAGACGGTAACTTATTATAA
- a CDS encoding isocitrate/isopropylmalate dehydrogenase family protein, which translates to MRKVTLIPGDGIGPEISKSVTDIFKAAGVQVEFELENAGEKVFNETGELIPDSLYKSIERNKVALKGPITTPIGKGFRSINVYLRKKYDLYSNIRPIRTLPGIKTKYENIDLVIFRENTEGLYIGEEKYENEQETSAIAVKRITKKGSSRIIKAAFEYAKANNLSKVTVVHKANILKITDGLFLDTAREIAKDYPGITTEEVIIDNMCMQLVMNPEKYQVIVTMNLYGDILSDLCAGLVGGLGLAPGANIGEDIAVFEAVHGSAPDIAGQNKANPLALLFTSIDMLKYIKENEKAVQIENAVLKVLEKGEVLTADLGGSATTEELTAEIIKKL; encoded by the coding sequence ATGAGAAAAGTAACTCTCATTCCGGGAGACGGAATTGGTCCGGAAATATCAAAAAGTGTAACTGATATATTTAAAGCAGCAGGTGTACAGGTGGAATTTGAATTAGAAAATGCCGGTGAAAAAGTCTTTAATGAAACAGGGGAACTTATTCCTGATTCATTATATAAAAGTATAGAGAGAAATAAAGTTGCTTTGAAAGGGCCGATAACAACACCAATAGGAAAAGGATTCAGAAGTATAAATGTGTACCTTAGAAAAAAATATGATCTATATTCAAATATCAGACCAATAAGAACTCTGCCCGGAATAAAAACAAAATATGAAAATATTGATTTGGTTATATTCAGGGAAAATACAGAAGGGCTATATATTGGTGAGGAGAAGTACGAAAATGAACAGGAAACTTCAGCTATTGCTGTAAAAAGAATCACTAAAAAAGGAAGCAGCAGAATAATAAAAGCAGCTTTTGAATATGCAAAAGCCAATAATCTTAGCAAGGTAACTGTGGTTCATAAAGCCAATATACTAAAAATAACAGACGGATTATTTCTGGATACAGCAAGGGAGATCGCAAAGGATTATCCGGGAATAACAACAGAAGAAGTAATAATAGATAATATGTGTATGCAGCTGGTAATGAACCCTGAAAAATATCAGGTAATAGTAACTATGAACCTGTACGGAGATATTCTTTCTGATCTTTGTGCAGGTTTGGTAGGGGGATTGGGACTGGCACCCGGAGCTAATATTGGTGAAGATATTGCGGTTTTTGAGGCAGTTCACGGTTCAGCACCGGATATAGCGGGGCAGAACAAGGCTAATCCGCTGGCATTATTATTTACATCAATAGATATGCTGAAATATATAAAAGAAAATGAAAAAGCGGTACAAATAGAAAATGCAGTTTTAAAGGTTTTGGAAAAAGGGGAAGTTTTGACTGCAGATCTGGGAGGTAGTGCAACAACAGAGGAACTTACAGCAGAAATAATAAAAAAATTATAG
- a CDS encoding aconitate hydratase, with protein MGLSLTYKILGQNLLKGELKPGEEICVKVHQTLTQDSTGTMAYLQLNAMNVDKVKTEVSVAYIDHNMLQASFENADDHEFIKTSAAKHGIVFSKPGNGICHRLHLEKFGKPGKILIGSDSHTPTGGGLGMIAIGAGGLDVAIGMARGLYYLKAPKVYNVELKGKLQPWVSAKDIILHVLRELTVKGGVGYVIEYTGEGVKSLSVDDRATITNMGAELGATTSIFESDAETLDFLKKQGREEDYIPLSADSDAVYDEKLVVNLNELEPLAAFPHSPDNVHEIPEDEKIKVDQIAIGSCTNSSYSDFMKLAKILEGKKVHPDVSLVLSPGSSNIMNMISENGALATLIAAGARVLEASCGPCIGMGQAPKSEGISLRTFNRNFKGRCGTMNAEVYLVSTETAAVSSITGYFTDPRTFGDDIKVEFPEKYALYDNYYIYPPESDEGRGNVEIVMGPNIKPFPINTPLENDFVRKVILKTKDNITTDDICPSNAKLLPFRSNIPKLSEYCFSTIIPDFKERAEQNNGGIVIGGDNYGQGSSREHAALLPLYLGIKAVIAKSFARIHKANLVNAGIIPLEFINTEDYDKIDEYDELEFKDTKSSLETGIFKISNKTKNIEFEARFTGSEREKKILEYGGYLNFATSSEF; from the coding sequence ATGGGACTAAGTTTAACTTACAAAATACTAGGTCAAAATTTGCTGAAAGGTGAATTGAAACCGGGAGAAGAAATCTGTGTTAAAGTCCATCAGACTCTGACTCAAGATTCTACAGGAACAATGGCTTATTTACAGCTGAATGCAATGAATGTAGATAAGGTAAAAACAGAAGTATCAGTGGCGTATATTGATCACAATATGCTGCAGGCGAGTTTTGAAAATGCCGATGATCATGAATTTATAAAAACTTCAGCGGCAAAACACGGAATTGTTTTTTCTAAGCCCGGGAACGGGATATGTCACAGACTTCATCTTGAGAAGTTTGGAAAGCCCGGAAAAATATTAATTGGTTCGGACAGTCATACTCCTACAGGAGGAGGTCTTGGAATGATTGCCATAGGAGCCGGAGGACTTGACGTGGCAATTGGTATGGCCAGAGGGCTTTACTATCTGAAAGCTCCAAAAGTTTATAATGTAGAATTAAAAGGGAAATTACAGCCGTGGGTATCTGCTAAAGACATAATACTGCATGTTCTGAGAGAACTTACAGTAAAAGGCGGAGTAGGCTATGTAATAGAATATACAGGGGAAGGTGTAAAATCACTATCTGTAGATGACAGAGCAACAATCACAAATATGGGAGCAGAACTGGGAGCTACTACATCAATTTTTGAAAGTGATGCAGAAACTCTGGACTTTCTGAAAAAGCAAGGCCGTGAAGAAGATTACATACCGCTTTCGGCTGACAGTGACGCTGTGTATGATGAGAAATTAGTAGTAAACCTGAATGAGTTGGAGCCGCTTGCAGCATTTCCTCACAGTCCGGATAATGTTCATGAAATACCCGAAGATGAGAAAATAAAAGTGGATCAGATAGCAATAGGTTCTTGTACTAACTCGTCTTATTCAGACTTTATGAAACTGGCAAAGATACTTGAGGGTAAAAAGGTACATCCGGATGTAAGCCTTGTTTTATCTCCAGGTTCAAGCAATATAATGAATATGATATCAGAAAACGGCGCATTGGCTACTTTGATAGCAGCAGGGGCAAGAGTTCTGGAAGCATCATGCGGTCCGTGTATAGGTATGGGACAGGCACCGAAATCTGAAGGAATTTCATTAAGAACTTTTAACAGAAACTTTAAGGGAAGATGCGGAACGATGAACGCAGAAGTTTATCTTGTGAGTACTGAAACAGCAGCAGTATCGTCAATAACGGGGTATTTTACTGATCCGAGAACTTTTGGAGACGATATAAAAGTAGAATTCCCTGAAAAATATGCATTATATGATAATTATTATATTTATCCGCCTGAATCAGATGAAGGAAGAGGTAATGTAGAGATAGTTATGGGGCCGAATATAAAGCCTTTCCCTATAAATACACCTCTTGAAAATGATTTTGTCAGAAAGGTAATACTAAAAACAAAGGATAATATTACTACAGATGATATTTGTCCGTCTAATGCAAAACTCTTACCTTTTAGATCGAATATTCCGAAGTTATCTGAATATTGTTTCTCTACAATAATACCTGATTTTAAGGAAAGAGCAGAACAAAACAACGGCGGTATTGTAATAGGCGGAGATAACTACGGTCAGGGGTCGAGCAGGGAACATGCGGCACTGCTTCCGTTATATCTGGGGATAAAAGCAGTAATAGCAAAGTCTTTTGCAAGAATACATAAAGCGAATCTTGTAAATGCAGGGATAATTCCATTGGAATTTATTAATACAGAAGATTATGACAAAATAGATGAATATGATGAACTGGAATTCAAAGATACAAAATCATCATTGGAAACAGGAATATTTAAAATATCAAATAAAACAAAAAATATAGAATTTGAAGCCAGATTTACAGGTTCCGAAAGAGAAAAGAAAATACTGGAATATGGCGGATATTTGAACTTTGCAACAAGTTCTGAATTTTAA